CAAAGTTGATGCACCAACCAGTTTGAAATATATATTCTGGAAAATTAATGAAAAATAGACTATGTTATAGGTTGAGAGGTGAATACGGTTACATCATTCATCAGATGAGAAATAATCATATAAACTGAAGGAGTATACATATGTCCAATCAACCGACTGCTTTACGTTCAGTGCTTAACCCCAGGTATCTGGAGTCTGCTTTGAGCAATCAGTATGACATTGGAACATGGGAAGAATGTTTGTTTTGGCTTAGAGGATTGAATGATACCTACCGAGTTCGCACGTCCAGTGGGATGTATATTCTTCGTATCTACCGCACTGAAATTTCGGAGGCAGATGTTCAGTATGAGCTATCGTTATTAGCTCAACTGAAGAACGTTCTAACTTCTGCGGAACACACCGACATTGGAGAATATATTCAGAAGAAAGATGACACTGGATATACGGTGCTGGAGGCGGCAGAAGGCAAGCGGGTTGCTGTGATGTTTCGGTATATTGATGGTACGGAGAACAACTTGGAGGATGAGGAGTCTTGTTACGCCTTTGGTCAATCTGCCGCTGAAATGCATAAGGCTATGGATCAGTTGGACGTGGAGTTGCCACGATATGAGCTTGATTTGAAATTTCTCATCGACGAACCCTTAGAAAGAATCATCCAGTATATCGGTGAGAACCATGAAGCAGCAGCATTTCTCCATACGTTTGCAACAGCATTAAAAGAACGCATCGTCGCCGCTTCCAGACAAGGCCTGGACTTTGGACTGTGTCATGGCGATATGCATGGGAATAACAATGCGTTTCAACAGGAGCATTCGTTTATCCATTACGATTTCGAGTGGGCTGCCAAAGGCTGGCGTGCCTATGATCTGGCCCAAGTGAAAATTCGGAAACGGCAGTCTGGTGATTCAGGGCAGAAACAAAGACTATGGGATGCGTTGATGAAAGGATACCGGTCGGTTCGGAAGTTTACGGATGCAGACGAACAGGCGGTTGATCTCTTTATTATCGCTCGAAGGTTCTGGGTGATGGGTCTGGATGTTGCTTTTATCGAGAGTGATATGGGTGCGCTGGATTATGGCGAGGATTGGCTGAATGACTTTCTGGAAGAGTTTCGGGATATGGGGATTGTATCATAGCGAATAATGAACATTATTTTAGGTGTAGCTTGAATGCTTTAAGACCCTTCCGAGTGAACTTGAACTCGGGAGGGTCTTTTTCAACTTATATTCAAGGCAACCTGGTCCTGGTTAGTTGGAAGATGATGAGGAAGCGGCAGCAGCCGATGCTGCGGCAGCTGCGGTCATCGCTGCTTGTTGAGCGATGATAATATTCGTGATGCTGGTTGAGATTGCTGTCGTTAGCATACCGTTTCGCAGATTCTCCACATATTGAATGGCTATCAACGCGGATGAGAACAGGAGCAACTCCTGTTTATCAATCGACCAGGCACCGAAACCTTTTTGAGTCCGTAACCACTCATTTGTTTCCGCGACTTCATCCACTAATGTATCTCTGTCCGAAGGCAGTAGGGAAAGTAACCCGAGAGAAGGTAATGTGTACGTTTTATCCATTCGGAGATCCCTTTGACGAAAAGCTTCATTTAAGGCAATCACACGATTCCCTGCATCCGGGGTATCCTCTCCAAGAACCAGTACCTGTGTTAACGCCTGCACACTGTTTCTGGAAGAGAACTCTGGTTTTAATTCCCCGTAGAGTTGTTCCATTCGTGCGACACCAGTATGCACGTCGAGATCGGAAAGGGCTAACATGGCAGCGAAAATGTAGTCATCCTGTCCAGTAAGGAAGCGATGCTCTGCTTTCATGCCGTCATAAAATGACTTGGTTCGCTCCACCGTAGGTTGAAACTGATCGGGTGATACCTGAGTTGCGATCTGATAGGCGGCAATAACGAGATAATCCGAGGTGCGGAATTTGATCTCTTTCATCAAATCATAGACATGTAGGGTATCTGCCAGCTTTGTGTCCTCATCCGTTGTAAGGGAGAGCATGGTAGCAATGCTAATGGCAGAATTACCTCTGAATGCAGAGAAAAGTTTTGTGTTTTGTTTAATCAACTCTTGGCTTTGGCGAATAGCTTCTGCATCAGCAACTTTATTCTCCGCTGCATAGAGCAAGGCGGCCAGACGGTGAATCATTCCATGTTGCCATTTGAACGACTTCTTGATGATCTGCGTGTTGGAAACGAATAATTCAACTCGTTCTGCATGATGTTGTTGCATATTCATACCTCCATTTTAAGAAAATATCATTGTCAGTCTTTCATCCCGCCGTTGTTAAGAGATTAGATGATTAAGAATATTAAATGAATTAAAGCAATTATTCCCATAGGATATATGAATGATCTGGAGAATCCATTTTTAAATTCATTGTGAGGGTGCTTCTCGAAAAAGAAGTGCAATACGGTATGTATGATGAAAAAGATGTCCAGCACCCAAAATGTAATCGTTTGATACGAGCTAAAGAGCAGAGAGAGAATGATGGTGTACATTGGCAAGTGAATCCAGGTGAAATACCTGTAGGCTTTATCATCTTTCATATCTTTTAATACAATAAACAATTTCCACTCGGACCGCCTGATCGCATCCATTTCATGAAGCAGGAATAGAGAAAGGTTAAACAAAAATAAGACCAGTAAGAAGTCAGGCATGTGAAGCCTCCTATTTTTCAATTTTATACAAGCAGATCAATAACGACAAGACGCATAAGACCCAAAGATACAATACGTGAGCTGCCCATCGGGGTTCCAGTGATCTCCCTGTAAAGTCAGGGAAAAAGGAAATCTGTCGCTATGATTACACAACGCTGCGATGAATTGTTGAATCAGTTGTCTGCCATATTCATTAAGCGGTTATCCTATACCTATATGTGTTGTGAATCCGTTTCCTCACATTCCTTGTTGTATTTCTGCGGCACATCTCGTACAATTTGGTGAAGCAATTCTGCATTGCGTTAATGTGAATATGAAATTTAAAATTACATCAGGAAGCTGTACACCAGAAAAGGGGAGAATCGTTTGGAATCAAAGCAACTATCTAGAGGGCTAAAGCCCCGCCATGTAGAGCTGATTGCACTCGGAGGTACAATCGGCGTTGGTTTGTTCATGGGATCGGCGAGTACGATCAAATGGGCAGGTCCATCCGTGCTGCTGGCTTATTTACTGGCCGGTATCATTATCTTTTTTGTCATGCGCATTATGGGGGAAATGTTGATTCAGGAGCCGGTCACGGGTTCGTTTGCAACATTTGCCCACAAATATATTAGTCCGCTTGCCGGATTCCTGACTGCCTGGAGTTATTGGTTCCTGTGGGTTACGGTTGGAATGGCGGAAGTTACGGCAATTGGCATCTATGTCGGGTATTGGTTCCCGGACATTCCGCAGTGGCTGCCGGCACTTGCCGGGGTGCTCATCATTGCGGCGGCGAATCTGGCGGCTGTGAAGTTCTATGGGGAATTTGAATTCTGGTTTGCGATGATCAAAGTAACGGCTATTGTGGCCATGATCGTGATCGGAACGGGGCTCATCTTCTTCGGCTGGGGGAATGGGGGGCAGGCCATTGGTCTGTCGAATCTGTTCAGTCATGGTGGCTTCTTCCCTGGAGGCATCAAAGGTTTCCTCTTCGCGCTGTGTATCGTCACGGCTGCGTATCAGGGAGTGGAGATGGTCGGTATTACGGCAGGCGAAGCGGAGAATCCGAAACACACTTTGCGTAAAGCGATCAAAAATATCGTGTGGCGTATTCTTATATTCTACGTCGGTGCCATATTTGTCATCGTGACATTGTACCCTTGGAATGAAGTGGGCGAGACGGGAAGTCCGTTTGTGCTCACCTTTGCCAAGGTCGGAATTGTTGCTGCAGCGGGAATCATCAACTTTGTGGTGCTCACGGCGGCCATGTCGGGATGTAACAGTGGAATCTACAGTGCAGGACGGATGTTATACACGCTGGCTGAGAATGGGCAGGCACCTGCCTTTTTCAAAAAGCTGTCCAAAGGTGGGGTTCCCCGCAACAGTATCGTCATTACGATCTCCTTGTTGTTAATCGGAGTTGTACTGAACTATCTGATGCCAGACTCCAAACTATTCCTGTACATCTACAGTGCAAGTGTGCTTCCGGGCATGGTTCCATGGTTCGCGCTGGCGTTCAGTCAGTTCAGATTCAGAAAGCGTTGGGGCAACGAGATGGCGGACCATAACTTCAAGTCCAAATGGTTCCCCATCAGCAATTACATTATTATTGTGTATCTGATCCTCGTCATTATCGGTATGGCGTTTAACCCGGATACGCGCTTGCCTCTGATCGTTGGAGCTACGTTCATGGCCATCGTGGTGGCTGGATATTTCGCATTTGGCATCGGAAAAAGACAACGGATAGATGGCGGCGAAGATCGCTAGTCTAATAATCAGTAATCAACTTATATCGTAATATTATATGTGCATTCCTTGAAATGATTGGAGAACCTGCGGGTGATTCAGCGTCATTCAGGGAGTGCATTTTTTTATCTGAAAATTCATGCTTGATTATAAACTCTCAAATCTCCGGAGATTCAATGCCAGACAGTTGCCAACGAAAATGGGGCAGGTCCAGTTTAAATTTGGCCAATCTCGGTTACAAAGAAAAGAGTGAAACTTTTATGAAAACAATATAAAAATAAACTTTAAATTTACACACTCTATTTTAAATTGAACTTATTTCTACACAATAACGTAGAGGTCAGAGAAAACCTGGAGAAGTGAAACGTTCGCCTTTATCACCGGATTTCCCGTTAATTAGGGATAGAAAAAATCTGGGGATAACAGCGATCGGAAGGTTGCTCTGCCCGCATAGTGACCAGTGTAGAATCATCGCGTTCAATTTAAAGGGTGTAAATAACCGAGGAGGAATTGAACATGGCTAATCAAGACCAGCACACCATGCAAGATCCAACGACACAATATCCGAAAGCTACACCGGAGTGGAAACAGCAACAGGATGAGCCGGGACTCCAGCGTGAGATGACTCCTGTTCCTGATGCGGGTGAAAAAAGTTATAAAGGTAGCGGACGTTTAACAGGACGCAAAGCAGTTGTGACCGGAGCTGATAGCGGAATTGGACGGGCAGCTGCGATTGCGTTTGCCCGTGAAGGTGCAGATGTCGTTCTGGCTTATTTGCCAGAAGAGGAAGCAGATGCACAAGAAGTTGTGAAGTTGATTGAGGAAGCCGGGCGTAAAGCGATCACGATGCCAGGTGACTTGAAGGATGAGAAATACTGTGAGGAACTCATTGAATCTGCGGTAAAAGAGCTTGGCGGGATTGATATCCTCGCTAACGTGGCAGGTAAACAGCAATTTGTAGAGCAGATTGCGGATCTGACTACCGAGCAATTCGATGCAACGTTCAAAACAAATGTCTATTCCATGTTCTGGCTCTGCAAAGCAGCTGTAAAACACATGAAACCGGGTAGCTCCATTATCAATACATCATCGATTCAGGCGTACAAACCTTCGCCAATTCTGCTGGATTATGCGACAACAAAGGCGTCCATTAACACGTTCAGCAAAGCGCTGGCACAACAGGTGGGTAGCAAAGGAATTCGTGTCAACGTTGTTGCACCGGGCCCGGTATGGACACCGCTCCAGGTTGTGGGTGGACAACCAGTCGAGAAGCTGGCCGAGTTTGGTTCCAACACACCGCTTGGTCGTGCAGGACAGCCTGCCGAGATGGCTCCGGCATTTGTGTTCCTGGCAAGCCAGGAATCCAGCTATGTGAGCGGCGAAACACTGAATGCGAATGGCGGTACGGTTAGTCCGTAAACGTTGGTTATAAAAAGCTTTTGAATCATAGGCCAGTGAGACAAAGAACTCCATTCCCGATGAAGGTGAATGGAGTTCTTTGTTGTTAATTATTTTTTTATAATTATAAAATTATTTCTGTTCTGGTTTCGGGTCCAGAATGGCATAACTGCCGAGCGTGGCCAATTGCGCCGTGTTCAGAAGAGCTTCATCGACTGCAGCTAGGGCTTCGCCAGTAGCTGTCATCAGCTCATCAGAGTCAACTGGTGAGGCAAAACGGAGGATGACCCGGTTCTCTCCTTTTTTAAGTTCACTCTCAGCCTTGGTTTTGTACTCATTAATAGACGCGACTTCAAGATCATTCAGCACATAATAATCATTGGCATCGCTCTCGCCATCGAACATTGCGAGTTCGGAATCAAGCCAATAATCCTTATCCGCTATCGTTTTCTGGCTGGCAGCAGTCTCATCGTTGGCATTATACAAGAAGTAGGGGATGCCGGAGTTCGTCAGGTTGTTGGTGGCATCCACATGGAACCATTCGTTCCCGATTTTGACCTTATTCCATGCATGTGGAACGCCACTGGAAGCGCCCGTTACAACGATGCTTTCCAGTCCCGAGAGATCGGAGAGCAATTTGTAAACGGAGGCATAACTGGCACATACCCCGACACCTTTGACCAGAATACCGTATGTGGTAAACGAGTCATTGAACTGCGGATCGACATTTTTAAAGTTGTTCTGCTCCGCATTTTCCAGCGCTGCATCATCATACTTTGCGTTATCGTTCAGATAATCGTAGATGGCCTTACGTTTCTCATCTTCGTTCATGCCATCCTTAATGATGGAAGCTACAACTTCGTTTGCTTTGGCAATAATCTCATCTTGCTTCTTCTGGATACCACTAGCCGATTCATTATAATGAATGGAAAGGGTAAGTGTACTATAGTTGTATTCGAAACCTTCCACACCAAGAATCAATGGATTCTGGTACATCACTTTCAGGACAACGTCCGAGAGTGTCGTGAAATTCTGAGCTTCGGGGAAAGCCTTCAACGAAATTTTATCTTGCGCCGCAATCATGTTTTTGGCTAAAACTTCTTCCAATGCGGAATCTGCATTGATCATTGCATCGCCTGTAGCAGGCTGAGGCACGGTTTCCTGATCACCTTGTTCTACATTTTGCTGTGTATTGGACTTTTGCTCATCTACCAGATTGTCTTCTTCAGCTTCAGGAGCTGGAGCAGGGGCTTCATTAGAAGTTTCCTCGGAAGCACTCTCAGAAGTATCATTAGAAGCCTCGGTGGATATCGGTTCAGCTGCATTCTCTGAAGTCTCAGTATCGGTTGTGGACTCTGTAGTTGGAGTTTCCGCTACCGGTTCTTTTGTTTCCGTTGCAGACTCAGGTGCATCTTGATTGTTGATGATCGTTGGCACATCAGGTGCAGGGACGTAAGGTGTGTTGTTCTTTGGTTCCACCAGTCCGTTGCTGGACTCGGCTACGGTTTGCTGAGTGAGTCTGTCCAGGTCTGCTTGGGTCACATTTTCTACACGTACGTAACTTTTCAGAGCTGTTCCTTTAACGTGAAAAGGAATATTCGTTTCATTAAACTCTGAAATCTCTACGCTTTTGGTATCATAGACAATGGTTTCCCGGGCTAAAGAGCCGTCGTTGTATTCCACTGTCGTTTTTTGAGGAAGTGCATCTATATTCTTTAATTTCTCCCTATACAATTGTTCTTTCAAAGCTGTTGGTAACTGGGAAGCAAGCGGAGCTGTAGGAACACCTCTGCTAAAATTAGATTCTTTGTCTCCACCGATTGCAGTAACGTAATATTCTCCTCGTATACCATGGTTCTGAGTGGTAGTTATCATTTCATTATAAGTGCCGAGCCCGCCTTTTCCGTCTTTCATAAAATCATTGAAAGACGTCTCTGTTGTTAACGCAATATCTAAAGGTAGACTATTACTGAAAGCGTCCTCTGCGCCAGTTAGAGGTACATTGGTATCAAAGTTGGTTAGGTCAGAACGTTCATAAACTTTATACTCGGTTGCACCCTCAACCTTGTCCCAGACCAACGTTAACCGTCTGTCTTTATCAATCTCGTATCTTAGGTTGGGCACAGGCAACTCCGATTTCACTGTAAACGGAATAATGATGGGGTGATCGAGCAGGGTTAGCTTCTCAGCATCCGGATCATAATTCAGACGAATGTAATAAATGGGGGCACCGCCCCAAGAACCTTGATCCTTGTTCTTCATGGAATCTGAGGTTAAAACGCCCCACCCAAGAGGTTTAATGGAAACGTTGTTGCCATTGGTATCGCGAAGGGCATGTACATCGCTTGCTTTAAGTGCTTTAATATCGGTATGTACACTAATAATGTCACTAGCTGACAGGTTATTTTTCCGTAAATCTGCTTTAAACTTGAACGTAAATTCTTCATCCTGAGCTACGTTGTACATCGGCATGATCGCTTGTTCCGATTCGGAGCCGTATTTCTGCTTCAAACTTAAAATGGTAGAACCTTCTACGACTTCGGTAGGATTATTCTCGGACGGACTGCTTTCCTGTTCATTACTCTGGCATCCAGCCAGTAACAGGGTGAGCGCAAACATAATGAAAAATAGACGTTTCATGATACACCGCTTTCTTGTTTTTCTGAGTGACTCTAATGACTACGTTCTACACACCGAAAGATTATCAGATATGGTTAAAACCCATACTCGAACCTCTTAACAGCTAAACCTCCTATTAATTTCCTGACATCCTTTGCTAGTTTATGGTCATATTGACTCATTGTCAAGGTGAGAGGTAGGTTTTAAGTCCTGTAGAACAATAGAACAGTTGTAATTCCGTAGCGGGGGGACCATGTTAAAATACAAGAGTTACTACATATTTATATATATAACAGAAGAATAATTGAGGAGGCTGGATTGGCGTATGACAGCAGAACAGATTGTCAAAAGCTTTTTTGAAGAAGTCCGATCAGGGCGGAATCCCAATTATGCAAGCAGCGTGATGGCGGAACAAGTACTGGCTCATCAAGTGATATCCGAAGATGAGGTCACGGTCACCCGAACACCTTCCGATTATGCGGATCATGTGCGAGAGATGATTGAAGCATACGGGGAATTTTCACTCGAAATTCAAGAGTTGCTGACGCAAGGTGATAAAGTTTATGTACGCTGGAGACAAACAGGTACCCATATTGGCGAAGTGGACGGATACAGTCCAACCAACCTCCCGGTGATTGAAATTGCAAGTGCGGTATACCGGGTGGCAAACGAACGCATTGCAGAATATTGGATTCAGATTGACAGATTGGGCATCGAAAAACAATTGGAGCGTAATCAGGGCTGAGTTTCTCAGCTCTTTTTTAGTTTTTAATTCTTTGTAAGCGTTCCCGTGTTATAATGGACCAAGTTGTATACAAGTTACCTAAAACGTTTTCTGTTTTTTAACTCCATAATCTGAAAGCGAGGATCAGAGATGATTAAAGCAACGGAAGATAATCAATATGTTGAACTGACAAGCCCGACAAGTTTACCGAAGGCATCCGGATTTCTTTGGAATGAAAAGATGATGATTCATGTGAATTGCCGGGGGTACGCTGTGGCCCAATTCATGCAGCCCGAACCTGCCAAATATTCGTACGCGCCCAACCTGGAAGCGAAGACATTTATGCAACCGGAGCAGCCATACTATGCCCACCATCCGGGAAGGTTTGTTTACATTAAAGATGAAGTCAGTGGCGAAATCTTCTCTGCACCGTATGAACCGGTTCGCAAGCAGGCGGATAGCTATACGTTCGCTGTAGGCAAACACGATATTCATTGGAAAGTGATTCAGGACGACATTTGCATTGAGATGTCCCTGCGTCTGCCTAAGGAAGATGTCATGGAACTGTGGCGTGTGAAGGTGACGAATCTGTCTTCGAGAAAACGCAAGCTGAGTATCTACCCGTATTTTACGGTCGGTTATATGTCATGGATGAACCAGTCCGGTTCATATGTGGAAGATTTGCAGGGCATCGTCTGCTCGGCGGTTACGCCGTATCAGAAATATCAGGATTATAGCAAAATCAAAACCTACAGCGATAAAACCTATCTGCTTGCAGATCACCAACCGACCGCGTGGGAAGTGAATCAAGAGAGCTTTGAAGGCGAAGGCGGACTTCATCATCCTTCTGGACTTCAGTCAGAGACACTCACTGGTGGAGATGCGCGATATGAGACACCTGTGGCCGTATTGCAATACAGAGTAGAACTGGAAGCTGGTGCTGAGCAAGCCTACCGATTTATCTTTGGCCCGGCTCATGATGAGGCAGAGATTGAGGGCATCCGTCAGCATTATTTTGTGAAGCAGAATGAGGAAGGACAGGATGGTTTTGCGGCTGCCGAGCAGGAGTATGCGGATTATATTGCGGAAGGGCAGGGAAACATTCAGATCCAGACATCGGATGGATGGCTGGATAATGTCGTGAATCACTGGCTGCCTCGTCAGATGTATTATCACGGGAAAACAAACCGTCTGTCGACCGATCCACAGACCCGGAATTATCTGCAGGATAACATGGGGATGAGTTACATTCAGCCGCAGATTGCGCGGGCTGCGTTCCTGACTGCATTGTCACAACAGCATATTAGCGGCGCCATGCCGGACGGAATTATTTTGCACCCGGACGCAGAATTGAAATATATTAACCAGATTCCTCATACCGATCACTGTATCTGGCTTCCGGTCTGTATGAAGACTTATCTGGATGAAACAAATGACTATAGCATTCTGGAGGAACAGGTTGCTTTTACAGACAGTGAACAGAAGCTTTCCGTAATGGAACATATGAATCTTGCGATGCGTTGGTTGATCCATGAGCGGGATGCACGTGGGTTGAACTATATCAATCAGGGTGACTGGTGTGATCCGATGAACATGGTGGGATACAAAGGCAAAGGCGTATCCGGCTGGCTGACCATTGCGACGGCATATGCTTTTAATGTTTGGGCAGATCTTGCTGAACAGGCTGGGCATGCCGAGGTTGCAGAGGAATTCCGTCAGGAAGCCAATCAGACGAATGCGACAGCGAATGAGTACCTGTGGGATGGGGACTGGTATGCACGAGGCATTACGGATGATAATGTAGTGTTCGGTGTGAGCAAGGACGTGGAAGGACGCATCTATATCAATCCTCAGAGCTGGGCACTCATGAGCGGTGCTGCCGACCAGGAGAAACAGGAGAAGTTAATCCGCGCGGTAGAGGAGCAATTGGAGA
The window above is part of the Paenibacillus sp. 1781tsa1 genome. Proteins encoded here:
- a CDS encoding DUF6713 family protein, producing MPDFLLVLFLFNLSLFLLHEMDAIRRSEWKLFIVLKDMKDDKAYRYFTWIHLPMYTIILSLLFSSYQTITFWVLDIFFIIHTVLHFFFEKHPHNEFKNGFSRSFIYPMGIIALIHLIFLII
- a CDS encoding phosphotransferase, producing MSNQPTALRSVLNPRYLESALSNQYDIGTWEECLFWLRGLNDTYRVRTSSGMYILRIYRTEISEADVQYELSLLAQLKNVLTSAEHTDIGEYIQKKDDTGYTVLEAAEGKRVAVMFRYIDGTENNLEDEESCYAFGQSAAEMHKAMDQLDVELPRYELDLKFLIDEPLERIIQYIGENHEAAAFLHTFATALKERIVAASRQGLDFGLCHGDMHGNNNAFQQEHSFIHYDFEWAAKGWRAYDLAQVKIRKRQSGDSGQKQRLWDALMKGYRSVRKFTDADEQAVDLFIIARRFWVMGLDVAFIESDMGALDYGEDWLNDFLEEFRDMGIVS
- a CDS encoding ester cyclase, with product MTAEQIVKSFFEEVRSGRNPNYASSVMAEQVLAHQVISEDEVTVTRTPSDYADHVREMIEAYGEFSLEIQELLTQGDKVYVRWRQTGTHIGEVDGYSPTNLPVIEIASAVYRVANERIAEYWIQIDRLGIEKQLERNQG
- a CDS encoding amylo-alpha-1,6-glucosidase, with translation MIKATEDNQYVELTSPTSLPKASGFLWNEKMMIHVNCRGYAVAQFMQPEPAKYSYAPNLEAKTFMQPEQPYYAHHPGRFVYIKDEVSGEIFSAPYEPVRKQADSYTFAVGKHDIHWKVIQDDICIEMSLRLPKEDVMELWRVKVTNLSSRKRKLSIYPYFTVGYMSWMNQSGSYVEDLQGIVCSAVTPYQKYQDYSKIKTYSDKTYLLADHQPTAWEVNQESFEGEGGLHHPSGLQSETLTGGDARYETPVAVLQYRVELEAGAEQAYRFIFGPAHDEAEIEGIRQHYFVKQNEEGQDGFAAAEQEYADYIAEGQGNIQIQTSDGWLDNVVNHWLPRQMYYHGKTNRLSTDPQTRNYLQDNMGMSYIQPQIARAAFLTALSQQHISGAMPDGIILHPDAELKYINQIPHTDHCIWLPVCMKTYLDETNDYSILEEQVAFTDSEQKLSVMEHMNLAMRWLIHERDARGLNYINQGDWCDPMNMVGYKGKGVSGWLTIATAYAFNVWADLAEQAGHAEVAEEFRQEANQTNATANEYLWDGDWYARGITDDNVVFGVSKDVEGRIYINPQSWALMSGAADQEKQEKLIRAVEEQLETPYGVEKLAPSFTAMREDVGRVTQKHPGSAENGAVYNHAAAFYIYALYLVGEKEKAYRLLRKMIPGPNAEDILQRGQLPVFIPNYYRGAYRQFPRTAGRSSHLFNTGTVPWVYRCLIDGLFGLQGHAQGLQVRPQLPEDWNEASVTRLFRGAELNVNMKKDATVQTIEVYVDGERIEGDIIKNIQADVKYEVLVKLPR
- a CDS encoding transglutaminase domain-containing protein; translation: MKRLFFIMFALTLLLAGCQSNEQESSPSENNPTEVVEGSTILSLKQKYGSESEQAIMPMYNVAQDEEFTFKFKADLRKNNLSASDIISVHTDIKALKASDVHALRDTNGNNVSIKPLGWGVLTSDSMKNKDQGSWGGAPIYYIRLNYDPDAEKLTLLDHPIIIPFTVKSELPVPNLRYEIDKDRRLTLVWDKVEGATEYKVYERSDLTNFDTNVPLTGAEDAFSNSLPLDIALTTETSFNDFMKDGKGGLGTYNEMITTTQNHGIRGEYYVTAIGGDKESNFSRGVPTAPLASQLPTALKEQLYREKLKNIDALPQKTTVEYNDGSLARETIVYDTKSVEISEFNETNIPFHVKGTALKSYVRVENVTQADLDRLTQQTVAESSNGLVEPKNNTPYVPAPDVPTIINNQDAPESATETKEPVAETPTTESTTDTETSENAAEPISTEASNDTSESASEETSNEAPAPAPEAEEDNLVDEQKSNTQQNVEQGDQETVPQPATGDAMINADSALEEVLAKNMIAAQDKISLKAFPEAQNFTTLSDVVLKVMYQNPLILGVEGFEYNYSTLTLSIHYNESASGIQKKQDEIIAKANEVVASIIKDGMNEDEKRKAIYDYLNDNAKYDDAALENAEQNNFKNVDPQFNDSFTTYGILVKGVGVCASYASVYKLLSDLSGLESIVVTGASSGVPHAWNKVKIGNEWFHVDATNNLTNSGIPYFLYNANDETAASQKTIADKDYWLDSELAMFDGESDANDYYVLNDLEVASINEYKTKAESELKKGENRVILRFASPVDSDELMTATGEALAAVDEALLNTAQLATLGSYAILDPKPEQK
- a CDS encoding amino acid permease gives rise to the protein MESKQLSRGLKPRHVELIALGGTIGVGLFMGSASTIKWAGPSVLLAYLLAGIIIFFVMRIMGEMLIQEPVTGSFATFAHKYISPLAGFLTAWSYWFLWVTVGMAEVTAIGIYVGYWFPDIPQWLPALAGVLIIAAANLAAVKFYGEFEFWFAMIKVTAIVAMIVIGTGLIFFGWGNGGQAIGLSNLFSHGGFFPGGIKGFLFALCIVTAAYQGVEMVGITAGEAENPKHTLRKAIKNIVWRILIFYVGAIFVIVTLYPWNEVGETGSPFVLTFAKVGIVAAAGIINFVVLTAAMSGCNSGIYSAGRMLYTLAENGQAPAFFKKLSKGGVPRNSIVITISLLLIGVVLNYLMPDSKLFLYIYSASVLPGMVPWFALAFSQFRFRKRWGNEMADHNFKSKWFPISNYIIIVYLILVIIGMAFNPDTRLPLIVGATFMAIVVAGYFAFGIGKRQRIDGGEDR
- a CDS encoding SDR family oxidoreductase; protein product: MANQDQHTMQDPTTQYPKATPEWKQQQDEPGLQREMTPVPDAGEKSYKGSGRLTGRKAVVTGADSGIGRAAAIAFAREGADVVLAYLPEEEADAQEVVKLIEEAGRKAITMPGDLKDEKYCEELIESAVKELGGIDILANVAGKQQFVEQIADLTTEQFDATFKTNVYSMFWLCKAAVKHMKPGSSIINTSSIQAYKPSPILLDYATTKASINTFSKALAQQVGSKGIRVNVVAPGPVWTPLQVVGGQPVEKLAEFGSNTPLGRAGQPAEMAPAFVFLASQESSYVSGETLNANGGTVSP
- a CDS encoding DUF4003 family protein, with the translated sequence MQQHHAERVELFVSNTQIIKKSFKWQHGMIHRLAALLYAAENKVADAEAIRQSQELIKQNTKLFSAFRGNSAISIATMLSLTTDEDTKLADTLHVYDLMKEIKFRTSDYLVIAAYQIATQVSPDQFQPTVERTKSFYDGMKAEHRFLTGQDDYIFAAMLALSDLDVHTGVARMEQLYGELKPEFSSRNSVQALTQVLVLGEDTPDAGNRVIALNEAFRQRDLRMDKTYTLPSLGLLSLLPSDRDTLVDEVAETNEWLRTQKGFGAWSIDKQELLLFSSALIAIQYVENLRNGMLTTAISTSITNIIIAQQAAMTAAAAASAAAASSSSSN